From a single Mycolicibacterium moriokaense genomic region:
- a CDS encoding MaoC/PaaZ C-terminal domain-containing protein codes for MTSPVDYESIQIGDQIPPFVRTTHFTEWNRYAAVNDEFIPIHMDDEAGRAAGNENGAFGMGNLRLAYLVNMLRAWIGDDGEIRSLTAKYRSMNQKGDELRCIGEVTGKEIVDGVALIHLNVDVIDQNGNSTTPGQATVALA; via the coding sequence ATGACGAGTCCTGTTGACTACGAATCCATTCAGATCGGAGACCAGATCCCGCCCTTCGTCCGCACGACGCATTTCACGGAGTGGAATCGCTACGCGGCGGTCAATGATGAGTTCATCCCGATTCACATGGACGACGAGGCGGGACGGGCCGCGGGAAACGAGAACGGCGCCTTCGGGATGGGCAACCTGCGCCTGGCATACCTGGTCAATATGTTGCGTGCCTGGATCGGCGATGACGGCGAAATCCGCTCGCTGACGGCGAAGTACCGGTCGATGAACCAGAAGGGCGATGAGCTGCGGTGCATCGGTGAGGTCACCGGCAAGGAGATCGTCGACGGCGTCGCGCTGATCCACCTCAACGTCGATGTCATCGACCAGAATGGAAACAGCACGACGCCCGGTCAAGCCACCGTAGCACTGGCCTGA
- a CDS encoding thiolase family protein yields the protein MTGVHITGIGVTEFGKHSQTPLADLGVAAAEKALADAGIGYDAVGEVFTASALAGPQTGLAVAHRLGRTGIPVTATESASAGGMVALRHAVWAVASGRCRTALAIGYEKTTALEPGGVVPAAVGFWDRFPPQLHYAIEASRWLYETGCGPEVIAAVAAKSYNQARLNPLAARRNPEPVTVDDVLGARMVAEPLTKMMCHASVDGGAAIVVSADATPRSASVLSIEQTSWPADLQWPLVGPVVGPPSQITLTAMRAFANAGVEPRDIGVVSLHDMCASEEITALIAMGLTDSAGVVKLAESGGLASDGVLPTNTDGGCIARGHPIGATGLAQTAEIVSQLRGEADSRQVAEPRVGLAQAVGGGGSCVVALLRK from the coding sequence ATGACGGGCGTCCACATCACCGGGATCGGCGTCACTGAATTCGGCAAGCACAGCCAGACACCGCTGGCCGACCTAGGGGTCGCGGCGGCTGAGAAGGCACTCGCCGATGCCGGCATCGGTTACGACGCTGTCGGCGAGGTCTTCACCGCATCCGCACTGGCAGGCCCGCAGACGGGTCTTGCCGTGGCACACCGGTTGGGCCGCACCGGAATTCCCGTCACCGCCACCGAGAGTGCGTCGGCGGGCGGGATGGTCGCTTTGCGCCACGCGGTGTGGGCCGTCGCGTCCGGTCGCTGCCGGACGGCGCTGGCGATCGGCTACGAGAAGACCACCGCGCTGGAGCCGGGCGGTGTGGTCCCCGCCGCTGTCGGTTTCTGGGACCGGTTCCCGCCGCAGCTGCACTACGCCATCGAAGCGTCCCGTTGGCTGTACGAAACGGGATGCGGTCCGGAGGTCATCGCTGCGGTCGCCGCCAAGTCGTACAACCAGGCGCGGCTCAATCCGCTCGCAGCGCGACGCAACCCGGAGCCGGTGACGGTTGACGATGTGCTCGGCGCTCGCATGGTCGCAGAACCGCTGACCAAGATGATGTGTCACGCGTCGGTGGACGGCGGTGCGGCGATAGTGGTTTCGGCGGACGCGACGCCACGGTCGGCGTCGGTGCTGTCGATCGAGCAGACCAGTTGGCCCGCGGATCTTCAGTGGCCGCTGGTAGGTCCCGTGGTGGGGCCGCCCTCGCAGATAACGCTGACCGCCATGCGTGCGTTCGCGAACGCAGGGGTGGAACCGCGGGACATCGGGGTGGTGTCGCTGCACGACATGTGCGCCAGCGAGGAGATCACCGCGTTGATCGCGATGGGTCTCACCGACTCGGCAGGTGTGGTCAAGCTCGCCGAGTCCGGCGGTTTGGCATCGGACGGCGTGCTGCCGACCAATACCGACGGCGGCTGCATCGCACGCGGCCACCCGATCGGCGCGACCGGCCTTGCGCAGACCGCGGAGATCGTCAGTCAGCTTCGTGGAGAGGCGGATTCGCGTCAGGTCGCCGAACCGCGGGTCGGTCTTGCCCAGGCGGTGGGCGGCGGCGGGTCGTGCGTCGTGGCGTTGTTACGGAAGTGA
- a CDS encoding CoA transferase, with the protein MSQNPPTTDFLVGVRVLQLGDGIAGSAAAALLASLGADVAKISSAPVRRVGPVLPGSQPVAAIDAILDHRKRILDPDADPAAYSRESDIVIVDGTTGPVACPSVVVTLSPFGADGPSHPGGELVAQASGGLLATIEGNDGRPVPAPGYVALKSAGAIAALAALHGLDRHNDTQSPVHVDVSVQEAVIYTAALPECAHVMYRCPGRAGSGRYLAPSGVFPCEDGLVRITAVENHQWNGLLTAFGNPDWAAGLDERPARIEHADLINAKVTEWSLKRRKADCAALLQANGVPSTPVNLPGELLDSPQLAHRSSLIPTRIGDRDVTVLGPPWRTTPGAVGQRRPRGLRGLRIAELTHVLAGPIIGSLLGAMGATVVRLEDPDRLDIYRRSGPFADGIAGVERGAYYAVANHSKRSVLIDPANAAADVAAALSACDVVIENVGSSRLNRLRVAPTELAASGQLMMRVSGFGSDGPLSGYRVYANNVQAYGGLAGITTDGDGNPARLGTVLADPLSSVVAAAVIAAWAVGPRSNTGAVVDLSMAEVVGYTVAEYVAAASVGEVDWDSAVHRGVYPSADSRWVAVELTGDEGRDFSEGELADRIAASSAEAVTAELANIGVRAAVVRNAEELVTDGHLAARGFFPEITHPDPDLGTALLVGLPWRFAGEGPVPLSPPPGLGTTSTDALYERTTV; encoded by the coding sequence GTGAGCCAGAATCCTCCCACCACGGATTTCCTGGTCGGCGTGCGTGTGCTGCAACTCGGTGACGGTATCGCCGGCTCGGCCGCCGCCGCGCTGCTCGCCAGTCTCGGCGCCGATGTCGCCAAGATCTCCAGTGCACCGGTGCGCCGAGTGGGTCCGGTCTTGCCGGGTTCACAACCCGTAGCGGCCATCGACGCGATACTCGACCACCGCAAGCGGATACTCGATCCCGACGCTGACCCCGCTGCGTACTCCCGCGAATCCGACATCGTCATCGTCGACGGCACCACCGGGCCCGTCGCGTGCCCGTCGGTGGTTGTGACGCTGTCTCCGTTCGGCGCCGACGGACCCTCGCACCCGGGTGGTGAACTGGTCGCCCAAGCCAGCGGTGGATTACTGGCCACCATCGAAGGCAATGACGGTCGACCCGTTCCCGCCCCCGGCTACGTCGCACTCAAGTCGGCCGGCGCCATCGCCGCCCTGGCGGCGCTGCACGGGCTGGACCGGCATAACGACACCCAGTCTCCGGTTCACGTCGACGTTTCGGTGCAGGAGGCGGTGATCTACACCGCCGCGCTGCCGGAGTGCGCGCACGTCATGTACCGATGCCCCGGTCGCGCGGGCAGCGGCCGCTACCTCGCACCGTCGGGAGTGTTCCCCTGCGAAGACGGGTTGGTGCGCATCACCGCGGTGGAGAATCATCAATGGAACGGTCTGCTGACCGCTTTCGGCAATCCCGACTGGGCCGCGGGCCTCGACGAGCGCCCCGCGCGTATCGAACATGCCGACCTGATCAACGCCAAAGTCACCGAGTGGAGCCTTAAGCGTCGAAAAGCCGATTGTGCCGCCCTGCTGCAGGCCAACGGCGTTCCGTCCACGCCCGTCAACCTGCCCGGCGAACTGCTCGACTCACCTCAACTGGCCCACCGAAGCTCGTTGATACCGACGCGGATCGGAGACCGCGACGTCACGGTCCTCGGACCACCCTGGCGGACGACACCCGGTGCGGTCGGTCAACGCCGGCCTCGCGGCCTGCGCGGGCTGCGCATCGCCGAACTCACCCACGTGCTCGCCGGTCCGATCATCGGCTCGCTGCTCGGGGCGATGGGCGCGACCGTCGTGCGACTGGAGGATCCCGACCGGCTCGACATCTACCGGCGCAGCGGCCCCTTCGCCGACGGCATCGCCGGCGTCGAACGCGGTGCGTACTACGCGGTGGCCAACCATTCCAAGCGCAGCGTGCTGATCGACCCGGCCAACGCGGCCGCCGACGTCGCGGCCGCACTGTCCGCATGCGACGTAGTGATCGAGAACGTCGGATCGTCACGGCTCAACCGATTGCGCGTCGCACCAACCGAACTCGCGGCCTCGGGTCAACTGATGATGCGTGTGTCAGGATTCGGCTCCGATGGACCACTATCTGGCTATCGCGTGTACGCCAACAACGTCCAGGCCTACGGTGGGCTCGCCGGGATCACGACGGACGGCGACGGCAACCCCGCCCGGCTGGGCACTGTACTGGCCGATCCCCTCTCGTCGGTGGTCGCTGCCGCTGTCATTGCCGCGTGGGCCGTCGGCCCCCGTTCGAACACGGGTGCGGTTGTAGACCTTTCGATGGCCGAGGTCGTCGGGTATACGGTGGCTGAATACGTGGCGGCGGCGTCAGTCGGCGAGGTGGATTGGGATTCGGCGGTGCACCGCGGGGTCTATCCCAGCGCCGACTCACGCTGGGTTGCGGTGGAGTTGACCGGTGACGAGGGTCGGGATTTCAGTGAGGGTGAACTGGCCGACCGGATTGCGGCATCCTCCGCCGAGGCCGTCACGGCAGAACTCGCGAACATCGGCGTACGAGCCGCGGTCGTGCGCAATGCGGAAGAACTGGTGACCGACGGTCATCTCGCCGCGCGCGGGTTCTTCCCCGAAATCACCCACCCTGATCCGGATCTCGGCACCGCGCTGCTCGTCGGACTGCCGTGGCGCTTCGCCGGTGAAGGACCGGTACCGCTTTCACCACCGCCCGGGCTCGGAACGACGAGCACCGACGCCCTGTATGAGAGGACGACCGTCTGA